Proteins from one Juglans microcarpa x Juglans regia isolate MS1-56 chromosome 1S, Jm3101_v1.0, whole genome shotgun sequence genomic window:
- the LOC121247568 gene encoding uncharacterized protein LOC121247568 codes for MSTLRFTAKLPEYLISAGAATARRSTWIARGNFVSAAPRPLQYSEKDKDQDADAHERTIEAAEAVTKGAREVRQTCEFLRDTASSTAKSATKMTEKVSETAENITEKTKGTVSGVWGTAKNAAEIIKDKVLDKD; via the exons ATGTCAACCTTAAGGTTTACTGCAAAGCTTCCTGAATATCTGATCTCCGCCGGAGCGGCCACAGCCAGAAGGAGTACTTGGATCGCTAGGGGTAATTTTGTCAGTGCTGCCCCAAGACCATTGCAA TACTCTGAGAAGGATAAAGATCAGGATGCAGATGCACATGAGAGGACGATAGAAGCTGCGGAGGCAGTCACAAAAGGGGCAAGAGAAGTGAGGCAGACCTGCGAATTCTTAAGGGACACCGCCAGTTCTACTGCCAAAAGT GCCACCAAAATGACCGAAAAAGTATCTGaaacagcggaaaacatcacaGAGAAGACAAAGGGCACGGTCTCCGGCGTATGGGGAACAGCCAAGAATGCCGCCGAGATTATCAAGGACAAAGTTCTGGACAAGGACTAA
- the LOC121247440 gene encoding glycine-rich protein 5-like, which produces MSFRERQEKQSGREMQKYWCVIFVLFSVVVHANAREIPSNGGYDDQTLLVHASVPEAAESSSVTGVGDKKNFIYGGVGGFAGMGGFAGVGPGVLPILGGGVGGAAGLGGAGGLGGLGGAGGLGGPGGGVGGAGGQGAAAGGTGLGGGHGGVLPLP; this is translated from the coding sequence ATGTCCTTTCGAGAGAGACAAGAGAAACAGAGCGGGAGAGAGATGCAGAAGTACTGGTGCgtgatttttgttcttttttcagtGGTTGTCCATGCAAATGCACGGGAAATTCCTAGTAATGGTGGTTATGACGACCAAACACTACTTGTGCATGCTAGTGTGCCAGAGGCGGCAGAGTCATCTAGTGTCACTGGCGTTGGCGACAAGAAGAATTTTATATACGGAGGTGTTGGTGGCTTTGCGGGGATGGGTGGTTTTGCGGGAGTTGGGCCGGGTGTGCTGCCAATCCTTGGTGGCGGCGTTGGGGGTGCAGCTGGTCTCGGTGGTGCCGGCGGTCTCGGAGGTCTCGGAGGTGCTGGCGGTCTAGGTGGTCCTGGTGGCGGAGTTGGAGGTGCCGGTGGGCAAGGTGCTGCAGCTGGCGGTACTGGACTTGGCGGTGGCCATGGTGGAGTTCTCCCACTTCCTTGA